One window of the Endomicrobium proavitum genome contains the following:
- a CDS encoding beta strand repeat-containing protein, translating into MKTILRAVIAFFVCVRHTVLGTVSMLNKKRIPIFNGSRKAVTFSLLLATFSLFLAAPKAYAQTSVNNFDNFIAITTVTNNYNISLTGNILFSTGGFSVLTGTITGNGYALDGQNANAGITLSSGNSLFFYGPITFQNFKKVISSSGSAAQGGALFAAGAYNTYSNSTTMLDFTNATVNFTGNTVTTVSDYIYGSAAQGGGLFVGGAVSAGAYGGIANSSSGTAVVNFTSSIINFTSNTLMSGAIGSVAQGGGLFVGGAVSAGAFTGGTNNSSSGTAVVNFTSSTINFTSNMSTYTIGTVRTVGQGGGLFVGGAVSAGTRDTGVNNSGSGIAVVNFISSTINFTSNTVTGKNAAQGGGLFVGGASASGENNNSSSGTAIVNFILSIINFTSNTVNGANAVQGGGLFVGGAVSAGAAYQYNIGVNNASSGTAAVNFTSSIINFTDNIMSGQSASQGGGLFVGGASDSGGHDNSGSSGGTAVVNFTSSTINFTGNTAYARSAQGGGLFVGGAVSAGVWYDDANSNSGTAVVNFTSSTINFTGNTVKGATMGSAAQGGGLFVGGAVSAGAYGGIVNSSGGTAVVNFTSSTINFTNNKVTFNIGEGGTAGQGGGLFVGGAVSVAAFASGINNSSSGTAVVNFTSSTINFTGNTVASGYRATVVQGGGLFVGGAVSAGIWAANSNTSSGTAIVNFTSSIINFTGNAINMGYTGSAAQGGGLFVGGAVSAGVGRTVINNSSSGTAVVNFTSSIIDFTGNMVQGGRTGSASQGGGLFVGGGSFCRNI; encoded by the coding sequence ATGAAAACAATTTTACGAGCAGTCATTGCATTTTTTGTATGCGTCCGTCATACCGTGCTTGGCACGGTATCCATGTTAAATAAAAAACGGATTCCGATTTTCAACGGAAGCAGGAAAGCCGTTACTTTCTCCTTACTCCTTGCTACTTTTTCCTTGTTTTTGGCAGCGCCAAAAGCCTACGCCCAAACGTCTGTAAACAACTTTGACAATTTTATAGCCATAACAACCGTAACAAACAATTACAACATATCTTTAACCGGCAATATCTTATTTTCCACCGGCGGCTTTAGCGTATTAACCGGCACAATTACCGGAAACGGATATGCGTTAGACGGGCAAAATGCAAACGCCGGAATTACTCTTTCTTCCGGAAACAGTTTATTTTTTTATGGACCCATAACATTTCAAAATTTTAAAAAAGTAATAAGTAGTAGTGGAAGCGCAGCGCAGGGAGGAGCATTATTTGCAGCAGGGGCATATAATACCTATTCAAACAGCACAACCATGTTAGATTTTACAAATGCAACAGTAAACTTTACAGGCAATACGGTAACAACTGTAAGCGATTATATCTATGGAAGCGCAGCGCAAGGCGGAGGACTATTTGTAGGCGGAGCGGTCTCTGCAGGGGCATATGGTGGAATAGCCAATTCCAGTAGCGGCACAGCAGTAGTAAACTTTACATCATCAATAATAAATTTTACAAGCAATACGTTAATGAGTGGAGCTATCGGAAGCGTAGCGCAAGGCGGAGGGCTATTTGTAGGAGGAGCAGTCTCTGCCGGAGCATTTACCGGTGGAACCAATAACTCCAGCAGCGGCACAGCGGTAGTAAACTTTACATCGTCAACAATAAATTTTACAAGCAATATGTCAACTTACACGATTGGAACGGTGAGAACAGTAGGGCAAGGCGGAGGATTATTTGTGGGCGGAGCGGTCTCTGCCGGAACAAGGGATACCGGAGTAAACAATTCCGGTAGCGGCATAGCGGTAGTAAATTTTATATCATCAACAATAAATTTCACAAGCAATACAGTAACGGGTAAAAATGCAGCGCAAGGCGGAGGACTATTTGTAGGCGGAGCCTCTGCCAGTGGAGAAAATAACAATTCCAGCAGCGGCACAGCGATAGTAAATTTTATATTGTCAATAATAAACTTTACAAGCAATACAGTAAATGGGGCAAATGCAGTGCAAGGAGGAGGCTTATTTGTGGGAGGCGCGGTGTCTGCCGGCGCGGCATATCAGTATAATATTGGTGTAAACAATGCCAGCAGCGGCACAGCGGCAGTAAACTTTACATCATCAATAATAAACTTTACAGACAATATAATGAGTGGTCAATCCGCCTCGCAAGGAGGAGGGCTATTTGTAGGCGGAGCCTCTGACAGTGGAGGACATGACAATTCCGGCAGCAGCGGCGGCACAGCAGTAGTAAACTTTACATCTTCAACAATAAACTTTACAGGCAATACAGCATATGCTAGAAGTGCGCAAGGAGGAGGATTATTTGTAGGCGGAGCAGTCTCTGCCGGAGTATGGTACGATGATGCAAATTCCAACAGCGGCACAGCGGTAGTAAACTTTACATCATCAACAATAAACTTTACAGGCAATACGGTAAAGGGTGCAACTATGGGAAGCGCCGCGCAAGGCGGAGGGCTATTTGTAGGAGGAGCGGTCTCTGCCGGAGCATATGGTGGAATAGTCAATTCCAGCGGCGGCACAGCAGTAGTAAACTTTACATCGTCAACAATAAACTTTACAAACAATAAAGTAACTTTCAATATTGGAGAGGGGGGAACAGCAGGGCAAGGAGGAGGATTATTTGTAGGCGGAGCGGTCTCTGTCGCAGCATTTGCTAGCGGAATAAACAATTCCAGCAGCGGCACAGCGGTAGTAAACTTTACATCATCAACAATAAACTTTACAGGCAATACAGTAGCGAGTGGATACAGAGCAACCGTAGTACAAGGAGGCGGACTATTTGTAGGCGGAGCGGTCTCTGCCGGAATATGGGCGGCAAACTCAAACACCAGCAGCGGCACAGCGATAGTAAACTTTACATCGTCAATAATAAACTTTACAGGTAATGCGATAAATATGGGATACACTGGAAGCGCCGCGCAAGGCGGAGGGCTATTTGTAGGTGGAGCGGTATCTGCCGGAGTAGGTAGGACTGTAATAAACAATTCCAGTAGCGGCACAGCGGTAGTAAATTTTACATCATCAATAATAGACTTTACAGGTAATATGGTACAGGGTGGACGCACTGGAAGCGCCTCGCAAGGAGGAGGGCTATTTGTAGGGGGGGGCAGTTTCTGCCGCAATATCTGA
- a CDS encoding autotransporter domain-containing protein, producing the protein MNGTAAQGGGLFVGGAVSAGAYEEYTDDTANNSSSGTAAVNITSSAINYIGNTVTSGGTGSASQGGGLFVGGAVSAGVAGSGAINSSSSGTAVVNFISSTINFTSNTVTSGGNGSASQGGGLFVGGAISVGAYDSGANNSSSDTAIANFISSTINFTSNTVTSEYIGNAAQGGGLFVGGAVSAGLYSNGATNSSSSGTTVVNFMLSAINYIGNTVTSRNGGTAAQGGGLFVGGAVSAGIRNGGDNISRNGTAVVNFTSSTINFTSNVLARGINGTAAQGGGLFVGGAVSAGAYNVGINDSDSGTAIVTFTNSKVNINNNTAEEGGGIFAGGSVSAGSSGIGTNAINLAFFGVAEINFKGSTVTINGNTATTGAGIYVAGNYMDFFSGNMAAGGQAKIIFEDSQVALNYNTASSTGAAVYADDAIVTLKNTVMTFMNNKSLIGASIYASNNSSITLSGKGNFTGNQATTAGGAIYVTGGSTVTVEAASGNILFTGNKAGSAPNDIYLDNNSLLNLITAGTNTISLVGGIQSAISATNIAVNKTGAGDLYIGGNNQINGDFTATAGKVALLENATLEANNLIFRGAKFDMTDSNTHVNVATATTLFESDTNLLMDIFANGENDQIYASSAQVGGNLHIKARFGFYNNREYKLIMSGNNVVFGTFTTTTFDYVGTSSFSYEIKYNDITDWTGIVRIIVSGTSAANFQELPNLTYNQKETARTWDALSLAPEIGNDLMNVMSETAGLAEKEQKEVLSAVSGYFVSNVIRSAALDSENIELYERIKKENGVEETTTAMWVQAIGASAKFGKDINSIGEYKDSGYGVAAGFDVYFGPTSGLNKTTLGAYVKYKGNSIKEEANKATLNKIGGGIYGGYASEKYEIKATINASKDSYETTRNIELSKYFPGYEDREAKGSYAGMTIGGDVEGALKIKIANNTIFKPYIGAEVKNASYESFKETGANGLNLNVEAGNYFRSAGRVGAGVNYENEKWAGYVNLEGKYLLAGNKYEIESAFEGTEIKFQSRGYEESGVILGVAIGGSVKVAEGLKIIAGANAYTADNYTTINGNAGLRYNFGAATNKITSKEEAQATPEPTAAAETQLYEMNDLPDELQNALR; encoded by the coding sequence ATGAATGGAACCGCAGCACAAGGCGGCGGGCTATTTGTAGGTGGAGCGGTATCTGCCGGAGCATATGAAGAATATACCGATGATACAGCAAACAATTCCAGCAGCGGCACAGCGGCAGTAAACATTACGTCATCAGCAATAAACTATATAGGCAATACGGTAACGAGCGGAGGCACTGGAAGCGCATCGCAAGGCGGAGGACTATTTGTAGGCGGAGCGGTCTCTGCCGGAGTAGCTGGTTCCGGAGCAATCAATTCCAGCAGCAGCGGCACAGCGGTAGTAAATTTTATATCATCAACAATAAATTTCACAAGCAATACGGTAACGAGCGGAGGCAATGGAAGCGCCTCGCAAGGAGGAGGGCTATTTGTAGGCGGAGCAATATCTGTCGGAGCATATGATTCCGGAGCAAACAATTCCAGCAGTGACACAGCGATAGCAAACTTTATATCATCAACAATAAATTTTACAAGCAATACGGTAACGAGCGAATATATAGGAAACGCCGCGCAAGGCGGAGGGTTATTTGTAGGCGGAGCGGTTTCCGCCGGATTATATAGTAACGGAGCAACCAATTCCAGCAGCAGCGGCACGACCGTAGTAAACTTTATGTTGTCAGCAATAAACTATATAGGCAATACGGTAACAAGTAGAAACGGGGGAACCGCCGCGCAAGGAGGAGGGCTATTTGTAGGCGGAGCGGTATCTGCCGGAATACGTAATGGTGGGGACAATATTTCCCGCAACGGAACAGCAGTGGTAAACTTTACATCATCAACAATAAATTTTACAAGCAATGTGTTAGCAAGAGGAATTAACGGAACAGCCGCGCAAGGCGGAGGATTGTTTGTAGGCGGAGCGGTATCTGCCGGAGCATATAATGTTGGAATTAATGATTCCGACAGCGGCACAGCAATAGTAACTTTCACAAATTCAAAAGTTAATATAAATAATAACACAGCGGAAGAAGGCGGAGGAATATTTGCAGGCGGTTCAGTGTCTGCAGGGTCATCAGGAATAGGGACCAATGCTATAAATCTCGCCTTTTTCGGCGTTGCGGAAATAAATTTTAAAGGTTCAACGGTAACAATAAACGGCAACACAGCAACAACCGGCGCAGGAATATATGTAGCCGGAAATTATATGGACTTCTTCAGCGGCAACATGGCTGCGGGAGGACAAGCAAAAATAATATTTGAAGATTCGCAAGTGGCGCTTAATTATAACACAGCAAGTTCAACCGGCGCAGCAGTATATGCCGACGACGCAATAGTAACCCTCAAGAACACAGTAATGACATTTATGAATAATAAATCGTTAATAGGCGCAAGCATATATGCAAGCAATAATTCAAGCATAACATTGTCCGGAAAAGGAAACTTCACAGGAAACCAAGCAACAACAGCGGGAGGGGCAATCTACGTAACCGGAGGCAGCACAGTAACAGTGGAAGCCGCAAGCGGCAATATATTATTTACAGGCAACAAAGCAGGCAGCGCGCCAAACGATATATATCTTGATAACAATAGCTTGTTGAATTTAATAACGGCAGGAACAAACACAATAAGTTTAGTCGGCGGAATACAAAGCGCAATCAGCGCAACAAATATAGCGGTTAACAAAACAGGAGCCGGCGATTTATACATAGGCGGCAACAACCAAATTAACGGCGACTTCACAGCAACAGCAGGAAAAGTAGCGCTGTTAGAAAACGCAACGCTTGAGGCAAACAACCTGATATTTAGAGGCGCAAAATTTGACATGACCGACAGCAACACGCATGTAAACGTAGCAACAGCAACAACGTTGTTTGAAAGCGATACAAACTTATTGATGGATATATTTGCAAACGGAGAAAACGACCAAATATATGCAAGCTCGGCGCAAGTAGGAGGGAATTTGCATATAAAAGCGCGTTTTGGCTTTTACAATAACAGAGAATATAAACTAATAATGTCCGGCAACAACGTAGTATTTGGAACGTTTACAACAACAACGTTTGATTACGTAGGAACAAGCAGCTTTTCGTATGAAATAAAATATAACGATATAACAGACTGGACAGGAATAGTAAGAATAATAGTAAGCGGAACAAGCGCCGCAAATTTCCAAGAGCTGCCGAATTTAACATATAACCAAAAAGAAACAGCAAGAACGTGGGACGCGTTGTCGCTGGCGCCGGAAATAGGAAATGATTTGATGAATGTAATGTCGGAAACAGCGGGCTTGGCAGAGAAAGAGCAGAAAGAAGTTCTGTCGGCAGTATCAGGATATTTTGTAAGCAACGTAATAAGAAGCGCAGCGTTAGACAGCGAGAATATTGAGCTGTATGAGAGAATAAAGAAAGAGAATGGAGTAGAAGAAACAACCACAGCAATGTGGGTGCAGGCAATAGGGGCAAGCGCAAAGTTTGGAAAAGATATAAACAGCATAGGTGAATATAAAGACAGCGGATACGGAGTAGCGGCAGGTTTTGACGTGTATTTTGGACCAACAAGCGGATTAAATAAAACAACGTTGGGAGCATATGTAAAGTATAAAGGCAACAGTATAAAAGAAGAAGCAAATAAAGCAACGCTAAATAAAATAGGCGGAGGAATATACGGCGGCTACGCGTCGGAGAAGTATGAAATAAAAGCGACGATAAACGCAAGCAAAGACAGCTATGAAACAACAAGAAATATAGAGCTAAGCAAATATTTCCCCGGGTATGAAGATAGAGAAGCAAAAGGAAGTTACGCAGGAATGACAATAGGCGGCGACGTGGAAGGAGCGCTAAAAATAAAAATAGCAAACAATACAATCTTCAAACCATATATAGGAGCAGAAGTAAAAAACGCAAGTTATGAAAGCTTTAAAGAAACAGGAGCAAACGGACTAAACTTAAATGTGGAAGCAGGAAATTATTTCAGAAGCGCAGGACGAGTAGGAGCGGGAGTAAACTACGAGAATGAGAAATGGGCAGGATATGTAAACTTGGAAGGAAAATATTTGCTTGCAGGAAACAAATACGAAATAGAAAGCGCATTTGAAGGAACAGAAATAAAATTCCAAAGCCGAGGATATGAAGAGAGCGGCGTGATATTGGGAGTAGCAATAGGAGGAAGCGTAAAAGTAGCGGAAGGGTTGAAAATAATAGCAGGAGCAAACGCATACACAGCGGATAATTACACAACCATTAACGGCAACGCCGGATTAAGATATAACTTTGGCGCAGCAACAAACAAGATAACAAGCAAAGAAGAAGCCCAGGCAACCCCTGAACCGACAGCCGCCGCCGAAACGCAATTATACGAGATGAACGATTTGCCTGACGAGTTACAAAATGCTTTAAGATGA
- a CDS encoding CpXC domain-containing protein: protein MSISNKEEIKCSCGHVFEAELVSAISVFDNPELKEALIAGEINLVTCPACKEMFYAENFILYHDSENELIAFVYPLSFQNQAAQCRKKMLADFAQAVESFSEKQKINYDPLLIFGVEDLTLLLKSEHEAEDEEMVLTYTAPEISLDIFKISPHAARKFSMPKVLPVLKGDKNPNLKSVLAALQVLLKHNSNLLHYHALLEKLSKNKTLFEEIKKKAK from the coding sequence ATGTCTATTTCAAATAAAGAAGAAATAAAATGCTCTTGCGGACATGTTTTTGAAGCGGAGCTTGTTTCTGCGATAAGCGTTTTCGATAATCCGGAGCTTAAAGAAGCTTTGATTGCCGGAGAAATAAATCTTGTAACATGTCCTGCCTGCAAGGAAATGTTTTACGCGGAAAATTTTATTTTGTATCACGACAGCGAAAACGAACTTATAGCCTTTGTATATCCGCTTTCTTTTCAGAATCAGGCGGCGCAATGCAGAAAAAAAATGCTTGCGGACTTTGCGCAGGCTGTTGAAAGTTTTAGCGAAAAACAAAAAATAAATTACGACCCGCTTCTTATTTTCGGCGTTGAAGATTTAACTCTGTTGTTAAAGAGCGAACATGAAGCCGAAGACGAGGAGATGGTTTTAACTTATACGGCTCCCGAGATTTCTCTTGATATATTTAAAATATCTCCGCATGCCGCAAGAAAGTTTTCAATGCCTAAAGTTTTGCCGGTGTTAAAAGGCGATAAAAATCCGAATTTAAAATCAGTCCTTGCCGCTTTGCAAGTACTTCTTAAACACAATTCCAATCTTCTCCACTATCACGCTCTTCTTGAAAAGCTGTCAAAAAATAAAACGCTTTTTGAAGAAATTAAGAAAAAGGCAAAATAA
- a CDS encoding site-2 protease family protein codes for MDFLVIFIYVVVILFSVIIHEVAHGLAAYWRGDDTAKLAGRLTLNPIVHIDLFGSIILPAMLILLHTPIFFAWAKPVPFNPVKLKNPKTDIPLVSAAGPLSNIFLAVLSGLIIRIVNAFPELFAGFASSITEFFGLMLMINIVLPVINLIPVPPLDGSKVVTYFMPREIAVRYMNINPYLGLLVLFVLLYSGAVWKIIAPLINFCVTILSGQPLYY; via the coding sequence ATGGATTTTCTTGTAATATTTATATATGTTGTAGTTATACTTTTTTCTGTTATTATTCATGAAGTAGCGCACGGGCTTGCCGCATATTGGCGCGGAGACGATACGGCAAAACTTGCCGGCAGATTAACTCTTAACCCTATTGTGCATATAGATTTGTTCGGCAGTATTATATTGCCGGCAATGTTGATATTGCTTCATACGCCTATATTTTTTGCGTGGGCTAAACCTGTTCCGTTTAACCCCGTAAAACTGAAAAACCCGAAAACGGATATTCCGCTTGTATCTGCGGCGGGTCCGCTTTCAAATATATTTTTGGCTGTTTTATCGGGACTTATCATAAGAATTGTAAATGCGTTTCCGGAATTATTTGCGGGTTTTGCCTCGTCAATAACGGAATTTTTCGGCTTAATGCTTATGATAAATATAGTTTTGCCCGTTATAAATTTAATTCCGGTTCCGCCGCTTGACGGTTCAAAAGTGGTTACTTATTTTATGCCGCGCGAAATTGCCGTGCGTTACATGAATATTAATCCGTATTTAGGTCTTTTGGTTTTGTTTGTTTTGCTGTATTCTGGCGCGGTGTGGAAAATTATCGCTCCGTTAATAAATTTTTGCGTAACTATTCTTAGCGGGCAACCGCTTTATTATTAA
- the trpS gene encoding tryptophan--tRNA ligase, whose product MRKTVLSGMRPTGRLHLGHYFGALNNWVQMQNEYNCYYMSADWHALTTDYADTSNVAGNILEMVADWLTAGVDPQKAVLFKQSAVSAHSELFLILSMITPLGWLERCPTYKEQKNEIKNKDLNNFGFLGYPVLMASDILIYKADYVPVGEDQLAHLEFSREITRRFNNFYGNVLVEPQAKLTKSARVPGLDGRKMSKSYGNSIFLGEDDDSIKKKVQTMFTDPLKIKKDDPGHPEGCVVFAFHKIFNKDFKVRQEECKAGAVGCVACKKQIMEMLSEFMKPLAQKRKDLISDKSYLQKIIDEGSSKANETAQKTLAQIRKALKF is encoded by the coding sequence ATGCGTAAAACAGTTTTGTCGGGAATGCGTCCTACGGGAAGACTTCATCTTGGGCATTATTTCGGCGCTTTAAACAATTGGGTTCAAATGCAAAACGAATACAACTGTTACTATATGTCAGCCGATTGGCATGCGCTTACCACAGATTACGCCGACACTTCAAACGTTGCCGGAAATATTTTGGAAATGGTTGCGGACTGGCTTACCGCCGGGGTAGATCCGCAAAAAGCAGTTTTGTTTAAACAGTCTGCCGTCAGCGCGCACAGCGAACTTTTTTTGATTTTGTCTATGATAACGCCGCTTGGCTGGCTTGAAAGATGCCCTACGTATAAAGAGCAAAAAAATGAAATAAAAAATAAAGATTTAAATAATTTCGGATTTTTAGGATACCCCGTTTTAATGGCGTCAGATATTTTAATTTATAAAGCAGATTACGTTCCCGTAGGAGAAGACCAGCTTGCGCATCTTGAATTTTCGCGAGAAATAACAAGACGCTTCAACAATTTTTACGGAAATGTTTTGGTTGAACCGCAGGCAAAACTTACAAAGTCCGCAAGAGTTCCGGGTCTTGACGGAAGAAAAATGTCAAAATCTTACGGAAATTCCATTTTTCTCGGGGAAGACGACGATTCTATCAAGAAAAAAGTTCAGACAATGTTTACAGACCCTTTGAAAATAAAAAAGGACGATCCGGGTCATCCCGAAGGCTGCGTTGTTTTTGCGTTTCATAAAATATTCAATAAAGATTTTAAAGTAAGACAAGAAGAATGCAAGGCGGGTGCGGTAGGCTGCGTTGCGTGCAAAAAACAGATTATGGAAATGCTTAGCGAATTTATGAAACCGCTTGCGCAAAAAAGAAAAGATTTGATAAGCGATAAAAGTTATCTTCAAAAAATTATTGACGAGGGCTCGTCAAAAGCAAACGAGACCGCGCAAAAAACTCTTGCCCAAATACGCAAAGCGTTGAAGTTTTAA
- a CDS encoding segregation and condensation protein A — protein MVYDIHLDVFEGPLDLLLHLIKKNDLEIGEIKIADITAEYLSYLELMKDLNIDIAGEFLVMASTLMQIKAKTLLPSNGEKEDGEDPFDQLKNRLIEYQKYKEIGKLLSYKAIENSQIYYRPAPVIDKQDFVLDATMFDLIGSFREALTALPENIKEIMYKEIPIETKIREILDVLEGKQYVSFTEILKMQKSRMALIVCFMAVLELVKNKQIAAKQSELFDEIRIYKIYNEETEVKESEEVFEFIEKDEDKKQEPVAESLELVSENNEDSDGNI, from the coding sequence ATGGTTTACGACATACATCTTGACGTTTTTGAAGGTCCTTTAGACCTTCTATTACATCTTATAAAAAAGAACGATCTTGAAATCGGCGAGATAAAAATTGCAGATATCACGGCGGAGTATCTTTCTTATCTTGAACTTATGAAAGATCTCAACATAGACATAGCCGGCGAATTTCTTGTTATGGCGTCAACGCTTATGCAGATAAAAGCTAAAACTCTTCTTCCTTCAAACGGAGAAAAAGAGGACGGCGAAGATCCGTTTGATCAGCTGAAAAACAGATTAATTGAATATCAGAAATACAAAGAAATAGGGAAACTTTTATCTTATAAAGCAATAGAAAATTCCCAAATTTATTACAGACCGGCGCCGGTTATAGACAAGCAGGATTTTGTTTTAGACGCGACGATGTTTGACCTTATAGGCAGCTTCCGCGAGGCGCTGACGGCTCTTCCTGAAAATATAAAAGAAATAATGTATAAAGAAATCCCCATTGAAACTAAAATCAGGGAAATTCTTGACGTGTTGGAAGGAAAACAATACGTTTCTTTTACTGAAATATTAAAAATGCAAAAAAGCAGAATGGCGCTAATTGTTTGCTTTATGGCTGTTTTGGAACTTGTTAAAAATAAACAAATCGCCGCCAAGCAGTCCGAGCTGTTTGACGAAATAAGAATATATAAAATATATAACGAAGAAACCGAAGTTAAAGAAAGCGAGGAAGTATTTGAATTTATAGAAAAAGACGAAGATAAAAAACAGGAACCCGTTGCCGAAAGTTTGGAACTGGTTTCCGAAAATAACGAGGATAGCGATGGAAACATCTGA
- the scpB gene encoding SMC-Scp complex subunit ScpB: METSEIKRVLEALLFVSERPLSLKELKNIVKEDYEDSANLENILNELKTEYEVLNKPYEIKFVANGWTFSTKASYSPWIKKLLKEKSVLKLSPSALETLAMIAYKQPITRAEIDEIRGVESSGVIDTLLERKLIKITGRKEALGKPLLYGTTQDFLKHFGLAHLSELPLIEDMPKEVQQTENAAEPELPFSAQERQEQSLDGHSDKQPLQETLSAQAVETVNDNNASEDAEENKE; the protein is encoded by the coding sequence ATGGAAACATCTGAAATTAAACGCGTTTTGGAAGCGTTGTTATTTGTCTCTGAAAGACCGTTGAGTCTTAAAGAGCTGAAAAATATCGTGAAGGAAGATTACGAAGATTCGGCTAATCTTGAAAATATTTTAAACGAGCTGAAAACGGAATACGAAGTTCTTAACAAACCGTATGAAATAAAGTTTGTCGCAAACGGCTGGACTTTTTCTACAAAAGCTTCTTATTCTCCGTGGATAAAAAAACTTTTGAAAGAAAAATCCGTTTTAAAACTTTCTCCGTCCGCGCTTGAAACTCTTGCCATGATTGCTTATAAGCAACCTATAACAAGAGCCGAAATAGACGAAATAAGGGGCGTAGAATCTTCAGGAGTTATAGACACGCTTCTTGAAAGAAAACTTATAAAAATAACGGGACGCAAAGAAGCTTTGGGAAAACCGCTTCTTTACGGAACCACGCAGGATTTTTTAAAACATTTCGGTCTTGCGCATTTAAGCGAACTTCCTCTTATAGAAGATATGCCCAAAGAAGTTCAGCAAACAGAAAACGCCGCCGAGCCGGAACTTCCTTTTTCCGCACAAGAGCGGCAGGAACAAAGCTTAGACGGACATAGCGACAAGCAACCATTGCAGGAAACTTTGTCGGCTCAAGCCGTGGAAACGGTAAACGATAATAACGCCTCGGAAGACGCAGAAGAAAATAAAGAGTAG